The Cryptomeria japonica chromosome 2, Sugi_1.0, whole genome shotgun sequence region ccctgaaaatttggtgaaaagttgtcgggaccatggcgcccggagaggaccatggcgcccggagtgcacatggtctcggacatttttcccgaaattttaggagcgcaatccaatcataaaataaagcttaaccccaagaaattggcaggagattcaatctctaggtcggccaaaagttgaaattaagacctagggtttcatatataagagctctctttcttcatttgaaaggatccagaattttggtttcaaggacgttctatgcaatgaaagagaagatctttgaagacttcaacaacattcaacatccatccatcaagcatctagcaatttcattcatccatttagggctttgaaggcattgaagagcaataagggatcaccgactgaagattggcttgtacccctcccttggggttgggtatgatttcatgttgttttcatgtctttgcataagcttcatcatatcatttgtattcatgctttagatctcttttcatcttgatttggagcatttacattatcatgtacaagcaattagggtttactttttagGTTGCTATAGTTTGCTTACttacattttaggatcttgcacacacacaaggtctgcacacactacttttacaatacaacttggctattcgtggaggtggaaatcaccaaagcgggggtttgactaaggcaaaaccctatatagccgcccaccataccttttcagatataagtgcaggtttcgggattcggacgacgccgcaagttgcagatccgacggaagcggaccgagacagaacaacacaccaaatttcagagcaaaagactaggacaggggcgtggggcgccctggtcctgccaggacaggggcgttgggcgccctggtccctgggacaggggcgttgggcaccctggtccttctgtcagacagcaagtttcagacaaCTTTTCAGGTGGCAAAACAACAGTTTAAGGAGCAAtttcaggggcagtatcaggacagtggcgcttgcacccccgtcctgaacatttccactcagattttaactccgggtacgcatttgcattcttgtcttgtccttgtgtttacagctttccattgtttaaccttaattctgcaatcttgttattagttcatacttgcactttgggattaggaattgaacttgtatcattttatctttcaattacaacaaaggaatagaaatcctaataggtagcccgtggctctctcttccacaaaaagaagtagccaattgtgtgatacctctaggctctttcatattccacaatgtgtgtcaaaagataggattaggacatgtttgcttagtgtcactttttcccccacacattcaTTTTATAGATACCTTGAAGAATGAAAACAAAACAAGAGAGTTCAATTGTAAAAATGAAAAAAtgtattttaaaaaaacaaaaacttcaAAATACCCACCTCTTTTGATGAAATCTTCCTCTACGATCTCCTTGACAACAAACAAGCTCTTGCAAATGTGTAGGAATAGCACAACCATATTGGAACATTCAACAAACAATCTTCAGCTCTAATCATGCAATGACAAGCAAGAAAATAAGCTCAACAATGgaggataatattttatttttcattcacaatatgaaaaatgagtttgTTTTTGCCTGATATTTTATATACCTCATTGCAAGGTTTTAGGGGTAAATTGCACTTTTTAAGGAAAACAAGTCAAGAATTTAAAAAAGGTGAAACTCGTTCATTTGGTGCAAGCATCCGCCAACTTCGCCCCAAGTTTGTCAGGGAAATACCTACACGTAATTAGTGAAACCCTACCCTAGCCTACAGAGAACTGGACTCTGAACCTGAACCAAACTAGACCGAGACTAGGACTGTACAAGCAGCTAACCAGTGATGTAGCAACATTGTTACTAAATTATGAACTATATTTTCTCATaatggattgtaatgtcccctctcCACTAGTTGCCACTCCGGAGCATGGATTTGCTTGATAGCCAACTCCACAGGAAAATTTACAGGTTAGGGGATGATTGGCTAACCAAGAGGATTTGTACTTGGTCATTTTCTTGGCCTTAGTGAGCTCATACTATGTAAACTTTATAATATttcattataaagttactttttctaaaattagacttattttataaagtaactttatagaAGGGGTTAATTAAATGTCAATGATTAAAGATAAAGTTTGCCCCTTTATACACGCCTATCTAGGCAAAAGGCAAATAAACTTTAATTAAAAATTGGCCCCAACAATGATGAATCATAACCCTCAAGCTAGGCACCCAAGCTGAGAGAATATTCTTTGGCATCTTGGCATATTGGAGCCCTAATTTGGGCGTTGAGTTTTGGAGAAGCATAAAGGAATGAAAACTCTTCAATTCCAAGCAAGCTTGGACGAAACCCCAAGCCATATTTCAAAGGAATTCACTCAGAATTCCTATTTGGGCTTCAAAATTCAGTCTTCATCAGCATTTACAGACCTGCAACAGCAAGGAGATCAGTTATTGGAGGTAATTGAGGGCAGCAAATTTCATTTTCAAGCCCCACCTGGTCCTCCTAGGCTGGTCATACCATCATGATGTCATCAACAAGGTTGATTTAATAGATTAGCAGCAATAAGGGTTTGAAAATTGAAGGAAATCCATTGTTAGTGTTGGCAATGAGCAAATAAATTGTTTTATCAGACTTTCTCAAGCTTATATGAGCAGTATAAACAATTCTTGAGGATTACAGGGCAAATTCAATGGTCTTGCTTGGGAGCCTGGTAGAACTAATAGCAGATTTACTTAATTCTTcaataattgtttttgataattctAGTCTAGCTTGCAGGTTCAGGTTCGGGCACCGGTTTAGGTTCGAAGAACCGGTACGCCGGTATGGCAAaaatttgaaaaggggtttgggtttgttagtacaaaaacacaaatatatatatatatatatatatatatatatatatatatatatatatatattttgtgcagcctataagcatgaattaaaattagcatgtcacatagcatcatataaacaacaaaacaaacataaacttgtaaccATAGCATCATgttcataccataatagcatcatatacaacaagtttaatatcaaaatgacaaaatattcaagtatcattgtttcaactttcaacaatataaagtttaatcatcaaatggatcatctaattcatcctctttctcctcctcctcatcctcctcataattgacattgacattagatgagccaatgccacttgcacttgcacttgcactataagttggctcggcatccgagtcatcaagtgtcacaatgcaagaagagaagaagcaggagcatccaaatcaaTATGCTctagctctatatcccacatcttcgtttccccttgtgtgtagtcacgttgtttgtgtgaaagaagacgtaggttggaatgcacatatactaaattctccgctctttttgatagcagcctattgcgctttactgagtggatgaaagagtatgtgctccaatttctttctgaagtagatgaactagcaacctatgaagacaaagtaaacaattaaagttatacattaataaaattaaacttaaaaattattggcaacctatgaagacaaagtaaacaattaaagttatacattaataaaattaaaattaaaaattactggcaacctatgaagacaaagtaaacaattaaagttatacattaataaaattataattaaaaattactagcaacctatgaagacaaagtaaactataaataaacttgtgataaaacttttacagCGAGGGGTTATAGGTGTTGGAAGCATacaccatggaagtaccaccagctatgggcatccttcttggatctatgacgaagtgcatcaacatTTAGACCATTCGCATTTGGGAATtatatgaactcatttgtaacaatatctcgcaaatcatcatcaggatataGTCTAACAAATgttgccttgtacccatcagatacttcttgatctctccatggtggaatccttcctggtttatcaagaaactgattgctatagtactttggtgtcaaggcataggcaagaagataaaaaggagtggtcatcttattgcacctttctacaataattgcttccacttctttgaagaatttctcctcagggtcattctcttttgcatttatagtgaactttattttttcaagcattgagtcaatggcatcataaatctcaccaatgcaaggcctatccatgtcggtatagcgaatcatgctcataatgggctcagtgatacttaggaaatatgtaacaagatcccaccatttctcattcaacaTTCTCTCCCTAATTCTTGCTGCCCTCACACTGCTActctgcttccatacagtccaattggtgttgaccaccatattgcatagtgccactctaactttcacaagtcgtcttaagacgattgtgtttgatgcaaaacaggtctcaacaacctataacacaaattaatgccaaaatgattaaaaaataaagccaaactttaaagaagaatacacaatatagcttacacaatgatattatgaacattaaaaattaaaaaaatcagaaaatgcaaaattaaattactatttcacttaccttcaatagctccaaattcgaaaaggatctaaaaatcccttgagacatgtggtggtttatgatgaacatctggatgtcctcagccaatgcatacacatctctgatccattttattttagtcccaatcctttgtagcataagattgagtgaatggactgcacaaggtgtccaaaagatgtgcccatagcgttcctcaaccaacaaaccagcagctctacaattttttgcattgtccattATGACTTGGACAAAATTGCGAGGTCCCACTGACTCAATGgcggagatgagaatttctgcaataaattggccatcttttacttggccctcacaatccacagctttcaaaaacattgcccctttaggggacaccactATGGCATTGATCAAGAgaatttttagcatctttccacccatccgaaacaattgttacacctgtctcagcccatgaatcccttatgggtttcaatgcatcttcaaccctcttcacctctttctccaaaaATGTttcacgtaccttctcataacctaggcccttataccctcttggagcttcattaacacttttcatcatttgcttccaatgtggggagcgaacaacattgaaagccaacccatttgcatcAATGCACCTCACTACATCTTGGTCAGcaatgtctctactctcattttgaaatgcagtttctaaaggcccctttgttttTTTGCGTGTCAAGGGTAGTTCACTTTCAGGTTCATTTGTGAAAAAGAaagggtggtcttctactacaacaTCGGGATTAGATGGGGtttgcattccccttgttttctttggtgcGGTTTGATTCAATCTACGAGCTTCTCTCTCTTTTGCCTTCTCATGCTCcttaatatatttcatcactgtctcatctggtataggtttaccatcatttccagggcattttttgatgcctcttccttttattccacacaaatggcctaccacccaataatatgaactattacgttcaataccaCATCCTAATGGCAAAAAGCTTTAGGCAAAAGCTTTACGCAGATCTGTTAAAAGAGAATTATCTAGGGGGGAATTGGAAGGGATCAAGATTACTAGTAATCTCCCCCTATCTCACACAAGCAGTTTGCTGATAATACCTTACTTTTTGGGACAGCTAAGCGGCAAGAAGCGAGGTAATAAAGGGAATCCTCAACCTTtatttgaaagcatcaaatgaagaagTTGGGGTGAACAAATCAAAGATTCTCTTTTTCTTTACTTCAACAAGGAAGGAGCAAGAAATCCTAAGCCTGCTTGGATTCGAGAAGGGGCAACTACCTTGCAATTATTTAGATATGCCTTTGGACAGAAAAGTTAGATCTAACAAGTTGTGGGATCCTCTTTGGGAAAGAACGGCCAATAAAACAGTCTCAAGGAGGGGTTAGTGGCTCTAATAGGCTGGGAGAAGTATTATGTTGAAGGCTGTGATTTCTTCCATCCCCATTTACTTATTATCTTGCCTCTACTTATCAGTTGAGGCCAATCAGAAATCAAaccaacacaaaaacaaaaaatttgGAATGGGAGTGCAGAGTCTAACAAATTTGCCTTGACCGCATGGGACAAAATTTGCAGACCAAAGGAATTGGGAGGAGTTGGTCTGAGGAAGCAAAATCTCCAAAATAAAGCATCAGGTGCTAAGCTTATTTGGAGGATGTTTAAGGGACCACAGTTGAAATGGGTCAGAATTTTGCAACATAAGAATTTGGAAGACAATGCAAATTCAACTGTGTTAACAACAGCTAATCGTCTAAAAGGATCTCAGATTTGAAATTTCATGATGGAGTGAAGGCCTCTCATTGCTTATTATTTAACATGGGACGTACATGATGGTAGATCTGGTTGTTTCTAGGATGATGCTTGGTGTGGTTAGCCAAGCATTGGCAGCTTGGTAGAGATGGGTTGAGCTTGGAGGGTGGTATTTTGAGTTGGGAGTGGAAGGAGTTAGACAATTTGGAGCTGCCTAATGCGGAAGTGTATAGTCTGAAAGAAATTCTCCACGCCAGATTGGTGATTTTGAGGGATGATTAGGATACCATCATTTGTAATGGATCCAAATCCAGACAATATAATGATAAGCATGGGTATAGGTTACTAGAAAAAGAATCGAATCGGGATGGGGTGAGTATTCCATTAAATCTATGTTGGCACAGGTTGTGTTTACCAAAAGCGAATGTCTTTTTAAGTAAATGCCGCATTTTAAGGGATTTTTCACTTTTCCATGtttggaaaattcaaaaaaaaaggacTTAAATATAGAATTAGCCTAGACATGCCACAACACAACTAGATTCGCACAAACTGGGAGGTTTGTCACGAAATCATTTTTATGAGAACAGTTCAGAACCCTAGATGATTCTACAAGAAAATCAATTCCGAATCTGATTTCAGGATATTTCATACCGTAAATGGACAAATCAATCTATCAATTTAACAACATTATTAAAACCTAGGTGGGAATAATGGCCCATTGCAAGGTTAAGGGGCAAGGCCCATTAGAGGGTCTAAGGGCGATGTGGTAAGCACATTTTCTATCATGATATCACGTGCAGCAAGGTGCAAAgccaccaagcccaaattaagCCTTCGAGGCAATTGGAACCTTCAAGGTGcacatcatttttcaaaatttaccACTTTTAAGCAGgctccaaaatttcaaattttacaatttaggattttttaaattttttatcttaAGTTGCTGAATCGGATACAGGAACGTGGGTACGAAACGCTGGTATGTTCATCGAAAaattacatacacacacacacacacacacacatatatatatatacatacatctatatatagcTAGAAAATAAAACTAAGTTTAGAATGTCATATACCAATACATATGCTAAATGAAATCAATAGAAATTTCAAGCTTTGAAACATAACATACTAATTTAAAATCAgttttcaatatcaaaataatcaaactaGAATCTCATGATAGATTAGTTTTGAGTTCACTAATCAACACTGTAGGTCTTAagaatatcaaaaagatcaaactagaatcactAAACATTTTGGAAACATTTCGACATCTAAAAACACAAACCCCAAATGCACCCACAGGAGCTTCGTTTCAGAATCTGATTCTGGTACATTTCGTACCTGGAATCGCTCAAAAAATCTCACGATTCAGCAACTTAATTTTTATCTATTTTAATATAATATCCAATTTGTTAAAATTCCCTACTTTTCAAGGTCCTAGGTTTGCCAAACCCATTGTCCAATACTAATGTTCTTTTGTATTCCTCATTTCTTGAACTGTTAACGAAAATCCCTTTTTCAATGCTAATTCCCTAAGGTAAACCATTTTTTTGCTTCTTTAAGTTGGTCTTTTAATAAGAGATAGCATATACAACAGGATATTATCAAATGTACTGAGCTTAAGTGGTACAAGTAGAAATATACAAATTGATCCAATTTGCTGACAACAGGCATGCATGGtggaaaattcaaaattgaaatgcttGATTCTTATATCAAGATGAGAGTCGAGATTAAAAAGACAATCAACTAATATTAAGTTAACGATATTTTTGGCTCTTAAGGACATGATCCAGTGGTTTACTTGGTAGTGCTGTTATTGCCACCAAAGTTCCAATCTTCACAGGCCATTGAGCTTGTGAACTTTGTTGCCCCTATTGGGCTGTTGGGCTCCAGGTTTAGACACTTTGCACTAGTTCAAGGGATGAGGTATTTGTGTCCTCAACCAGCTTGGGTTTGACTTAAAAGTTAAACTTCCTGAAGTACCAATAAAGGAAAAAaaagttaattaattatttattattttttgaatttaagaCTCAATGAGAGGATAGTATTAAGGTTACAAAGGAGTAATGAAGATTCAAATActaaaagatttaataaaaagaaaatgTACAGATAACTACAATTTAAATAAATGTGTTTTCTTCTAATGGTGTGGGGCTGCCCTACTATCCAAACTATGATTGAGGGACGTCTAGACGTACCACAGCAATTCAGAAGATGGGAACACATCCCCAGATGGTCCCTACAGAGAATGTCGTTGCAGTGAAGGGCCATCCCTTGCAGAGAGGAATGTCCCAAGGGAGATTCCCTGCATTGCATGGCCTTCCCAAAAACAACCCCCTTTGCAGGTGACACCTATAAGTATGGCAAGGAGATGTTTCATCACTGTTCCCGATGCAGGAAATATTGGTCTATTACAGTAAGATATTCACCGTTATTAGGTCCTCTTTCTGCAACCCAGTGGAATACTGTTTTTTATGCTTTCTGAGGGGTCCACACAAATGCTTAAGCTTTTTGTATTAGCAAcatttgaatttataaaaatttatgtgtgttttgtttattaaacataTGGTATGTGATTATCCTTGGTTTTATGTTAAAATATTTGTATGTCAATAATTTTTATGTTTTTGGTACGGAAGAACCTAACCCTACAAAAAATTGCCCATCCACAAACCAAATCTGCCAAACCAGACCAGGATCTAATCACTGTATGGACAAAGCAATGTTAATACAGCTTGTATGTTGATGGTTTCTAGCCTCGATTTGGATAGTCCTATTATTAGCCTTGATCTGAATTTTGGATAGAGTCCTATTATTAGCCTCTAATTAGCCTTCTTTTCAATTTACCATTGACTCCGTGTGGTGAAAAAAAAAACCATGCAGGCAttggcaaaaagcaaaaaaaaccttTTGCGTCTTGGGTCCCTTTTCAATAATTATACAGGACAAAACTGACAAAAACAAATTGGGATGCCTAGTAGAAAACTTGCACCTCAAAACAACAGTCTAACACCAAGTAGAAAATGTCTCAAACTTGACAAGCATATAAAATTATGGCAAAAAATGTACAAGCGTTATACAGAATGATACATAGAGTTGAAAACTTAAAATTAGACAACCAAATCAgatcttaaaattaaaaaaaattgatttttagtTTGAACCATTGAGTTCTCACAAGTAGATCAAATAATCCGGTGCCCTAACCTGTATTAATGCCAATAAGGTATCAATGTATTATTCATAGAtgattatataaatttaaaaaactaTTCCAAGGTACCTTAATGATCGTTGATGGTGCACTGTATCTTCTAAGAACTTGAGAACTTGAGCTCCAAACCAAACTGCAAAGAGTATTAAACAAGAAATTGTAATAAGAGAAAGTGAAAAACACTGACGCATTCAATCCTTACTTTAAAGAACACAAATAAGAGAATGGCTTGATATAAAATATCGGGATTGCCACACTAGACACTAATTTCATTTGAATGAAACAATGCGTGTAGTACTACTGACAACTAATAATTCTCTATTGGGTTCGCCAAAATTCCCCAATATCTATGCCCTCTTAAGAAGAAAGGTTTTGAATAACATAAGAAGTAATAATGATTCAGAAGGGGTGTGTTGCTCCTTATCAAGAGGCGATGAGCAATGTGGCCATGTATGCTCTGGTATCAAATAATAACAAGCCTTAAATTGTTGTATTTCCTCTTTGAGCTTCTCTCTCTCAGGAAATGCTTTATAATAATATGCCTTGCAAATTTCTACTTTACCCACTAGTTGCTTTGAGATTATGAATTTAATGTTTCCTAGTCGATGAAAAACTTTTGGTGGATtacaaaattttctttgattttaaTACTGAATTTCCAAAAACAAACTCATCAGTTGGTTTAGAACCTCCTGAGTAAGATTACAGTCTCCTAAACCGCTGGACCATCATTGTTGGGTTCTGTAATTTTCCTCATCTATGTTGTACATACCTGAAATTCTCGTGACTCTCAgctgtaaaaataaaaaaattgtccaGTCTTTCATCCTTCCCATCAAAAAAATTTATAACGTTTCACTTGGACAATGCACACAAGTTTTACATTTCGATCCCTTCAATTTGATCATCTTTGGCATTATGTCAGTtggatgtcagccacttctcaccCTTTTATGCGGCATGTGTTCCATATCTCAGCATGGGCTTTCCTCAGCACAGGATTCTCTTCACAGCAACTTGGGATATAGTTGGCACTAATCATCTCACAAATTTAGCTTAGCTCCGACTTGAGCAACTTATTTAGACTTTTCCTTAGTCGTAGTAAGTTATGCCCTATATAAGGATTCTTAACATGAAGAGAACTAATATcaccaacaacaaaaaaaaccttAAATTCTTAAACAAATTATATGTTGTTTATATATATTCTTGTGTAATATTTGATGTGACTATAAATTacattttctttcatattgaaaagctAATGCTCCTATACCCTTTCTTGCTTTTATGTAAACGGAGCGTTTGAAGCAGGCATAAGTGTAAAATTGTTGGTAGGCATAAACCTTCCTCGAGTTTAAGATCGAGCATAGAGCAGATACTATATATCAAGAGCTTAAACCTCATATGATCTTTGTTTTGGATAACCTTTAACAAGTAATGGAGGTGTTACATGATAGATTTCCCcaagaaagaataaaagaaaattgaTTACTTAATATAACAGATGGAGTGAAACAGAGTAGAATTAATAAGAATTATGAATTGAAACTTTCGAAACTTAAAGCATTGCCCACTGTAATAGAGAGAGGACCAAAAAAGCAAGAAACCGCTTACTGTTTTCCACGAATGAAAAGTTCGTGGTCGCAATCATTGCAGGAGGCAGAAATGATGTCTTCATTTGATCTTATAAGTTGTGAATCGAATAAAGAGTACTTGTATTCTCCATCGAAGGGCTTCCCATCGCCATTATCAGAGGCTTCGATGTTCAAGCCAAAGGGTTCGAATTGTTTGAGGACAGTTAGTGTGCGCACGCCGACTCCCATTTTTATTTTGCAATCACAAGTgctttaaaagaaaattaaaaatatatacgaGTGGTTGCAGAAGATTTCAGTTCAATATAATCCGTTTGAGATTCTCGCAGCTTTCAATCGAGGAAACCTGTGGGATGAAAATTTTCGGATGAACAGTATAAAGGAAAATTGTAGAGGGATTGTGAGATATCTTTTAATGGAACAAGCCCTTGTTTGGAttgagtatgcaatacaaacagaAGGAAGATCGACTtatgcccctacaattctatggagcTGCCGCTATATGAATGAGAAAGGGCACTTCGTCACTTCCATCCATTTGGcgtccttagaatagtagggcgatTCGAAACCACCGGCCAGATCATACAACGTATATGAAGCAACTGGCCAGTTCAGTATAGATCCTTCTCTGCTGGATCAAGCTCTTTCTTTCTATAGTTGGGTCGCATGGTCCTGCAGACGCGATCGGGCATCCATAGAGGTGGGagaatttaaaagaaaaatgttTTGATAAACCCGTTTTAAATTCGTGAGAGGGTTCTTTTAAGGCATTTAgaatatgaatgagtgaatgaatGAGTTTTAATGACGTTTACGAGATTCAACAGTCTAAGAGATTCATATGTACAtttcaatgagacattgtatgtgattgaaggttttgtcattgatggcaaccttacaatcctatggcattggcagcaaccttacaatcctatggcattggcaaggcattacattggcaaggcattacaccgacaagatagttcatcgacatcaatagatcacactctacaccgacactcagaccaccggcaccgacacagaaaaaggaagcataccggcacatagGCTGACAgaattttttgttatattatattttgtttattattgtaaaactttgtaagccgacttggcaagttgtaaaatgactcttatatataaagagatcattgtagacatttagtaaGTAAGGGATGTAagcgaaaaaggaagatattaggcagacctattatgcgaaatataggttaaaggttttatgtaaagaacaaagtagaaaccggtactggatcaagcattatagatgctattgtaaagcagtacaagatattggatttgtataatccacattgtaagtcagtgagacttcccattgagcaatgagctctaggtaattggccttcctgcatgtgcaggcccctcttgtaagtaatattctcttatt contains the following coding sequences:
- the LOC131873659 gene encoding uncharacterized protein LOC131873659 isoform X1; the encoded protein is MGVGVRTLTVLKQFEPFGLNIEASDNGDGKPFDGEYKYSLFDSQLIRSNEDIISASCNDCDHELFIRGKHLVWSSSSQVLRRYSAPSTIIKVASSSTSERNWSTYSFIHSVKRNRLLSKRAENLVYVHSNLRLLSHKQRDYTQGETKMWDIELEHIDLDAPASSLLAL
- the LOC131873659 gene encoding uncharacterized protein LOC131873659 isoform X3, with translation MGVGVRTLTVLKQFEPFGLNIEASDNGDGKPFDGEYKYSLFDSQLIRSNEDIISASCNDCDHELFIRGKHLVWSSSSQVLRRYSAPSTIIKVRAPDYLIYL
- the LOC131873659 gene encoding uncharacterized protein LOC131873659 isoform X2, encoding MGVGVRTLTVLKQFEPFGLNIEASDNGDGKPFDGEYKYSLFDSQLIRSNEDIISASCNDCDHELFIRGKHLVWSSSSQVLRRYSAPSTIIKVEDGQLCMEPMLILQRWDLILKGHTINQVRVLWDPNDETSTTWEDAAKMRELYSYLF